The Mycolicibacterium smegmatis genome has a window encoding:
- a CDS encoding FKBP-type peptidyl-prolyl cis-trans isomerase, giving the protein MSSSVAIAACAASLAMPLAACGSDSDTASSSTSPAGSSTVAELVTSSSTETAAPAASTCPTAAPQDAAAPEWTLSGATGSVEVTGSTDAAAPVINVNGPFSVTETQVKTLQPGEGPVVADNATVLVCYMGVNGRDGTVFDSSYERGAPVDFPLNGVVAGFQKAIAGQTVGSTVAVAMTSEDGYPNGQPAAGIEPGDSLIFAIKILDAAS; this is encoded by the coding sequence GTGTCTTCCTCCGTCGCCATCGCGGCCTGCGCCGCGTCGCTTGCCATGCCCCTCGCCGCTTGCGGCTCCGACTCGGACACCGCTTCGTCAAGCACGTCACCGGCCGGTTCGTCGACTGTTGCCGAGCTGGTCACGTCCAGTTCAACCGAGACTGCGGCACCCGCTGCCAGTACGTGCCCGACCGCCGCGCCCCAGGACGCCGCCGCTCCGGAGTGGACGCTGTCCGGAGCCACCGGCAGTGTCGAGGTCACCGGATCCACCGACGCCGCGGCACCGGTGATCAACGTCAACGGGCCGTTCAGCGTGACCGAAACCCAGGTCAAGACCCTGCAGCCGGGCGAAGGACCCGTCGTCGCGGACAACGCCACAGTTCTGGTTTGCTACATGGGTGTCAACGGCCGCGACGGAACGGTGTTCGACAGCAGCTATGAGCGCGGCGCGCCGGTCGACTTCCCGCTCAACGGGGTGGTGGCCGGATTCCAGAAGGCCATCGCGGGCCAGACGGTCGGTTCCACGGTCGCCGTGGCGATGACGTCCGAGGACGGATACCCGAACGGTCAGCCGGCCGCAGGCATCGAGCCCGGTGACTCCCTGATCTTCGCGATCAAGATTCTCGACGCCGCCAGCTGA
- a CDS encoding ParD-like family protein: protein MTETADRVTRFAADLVESAAAEGARQSRSAKQQLDHWARVGRAVSSQHTAARRRVEAALAGDLALRDLTPEEGVVFNAEISAAIEENLAHTDYGQVLAGRGVTTVALDDDGAIVRYQPDGTTTVLAPAQR from the coding sequence ATGACTGAGACCGCAGATCGGGTCACTCGCTTCGCCGCAGACCTGGTGGAGAGCGCCGCGGCCGAAGGCGCACGTCAGAGTAGGTCGGCCAAGCAGCAACTCGACCATTGGGCACGAGTGGGGCGGGCGGTGTCGAGCCAACACACCGCCGCCCGCCGCCGGGTGGAAGCCGCGCTCGCCGGGGACCTGGCGCTACGCGATCTGACTCCTGAGGAAGGCGTCGTGTTCAACGCCGAGATCTCCGCCGCCATCGAAGAGAATCTGGCACACACCGATTACGGCCAGGTCCTCGCCGGGCGCGGCGTGACCACCGTCGCTCTCGACGACGACGGTGCCATCGTGCGGTACCAACCGGACGGCACCACGACCGTGCTGGCTCCTGCGCAGCGGTGA